In Festucalex cinctus isolate MCC-2025b chromosome 17, RoL_Fcin_1.0, whole genome shotgun sequence, the genomic stretch TCTAGGAAACCGAGGTTGGGCGAGATGTTGCGCTTGACGCTGATTGCCGCGATGGCGTCGACCAGCGTCATCCGCTCGTGGATCATCAGGTAGGCCAGCACCAGCGTAGACGAGCGGCTCAGACCCATGGCGCAGTGGACCAGCACTCGCCCTACATACACATCATCAGCAAAAATATGATTccaccatttaaaaaacaaacaaaaaaagtcacaatagtaCAACAAAATGAGTTTTATGAGAAAGAAGTTGACATTTTTGGGGGTAACGTTGTTAaaattgaaagcaaaaaaaaacaaaaaaacagctgaaCAGCAGCTCTCTAAAAATTCTTAAGTCAGGTCACTCATATCTTAAGTAACTAATCTGATCGATTGCGTTCGACACAAACCGACACAAACTTACCCGTGGGCGAACTCAAGGCGCTCCGGATGAAATCGGCCGCCGGGTCAAAGAAAACGCTGAGGTTAAAGGTCACCATGTCAAAGGCCTCCACGCCGTGATATGTCAGGTTGATGTCGCGGTAGAAGCTGGCGCCCGTATTGACGTTGAACTTCCCATGGGCGGCGTTCAGCACGTGGCTGATGCCGTGCGCGCGCAGGCTACGCTTGTCTTTGGCCGCGTACCTGAAAAGAGAGTGAAAAACTCAGTGACAAAATCAATTCAGCGTCGCAAGTTTGTCTAGTATACGTTTGGTCCAAATCTGACAGTCTGAAGGGGGGCTGCttccaaccaaaatggctgacttgctGTGCGTTTTCAGGCATGGATTCATAAGACTTTTTCGTAGGTCCACAAAATACATGTTTCTAAGTGAAACAGACTTTGCGGCTGAATTTTCCCAAACTTTTCATCCAAGTTTATTTCCACAGAACCACTGGAAATTGACCTTTCCATGCCACGCCCCTCCACGCCCACTAAATGCGACGAGCAGCTCCCTCCGACATTGTTCGGGCAAGATTAGCGAAACAGCATGCGCTGTAATGCCAAAAttgtcagatcttccttgtgatttctcgggCAGGTATTTTCAGAACGCCGATATTTCTATaagcaagcaaagggggctTAAAATTATTGAGTGAAGGGTATCATCACTCgcctcaccatgcaattttgcccaaaaaacaaaaggaaatacacGTCGCTAACTGCTGCTGCAGATGTCATGAAAAGACCAAGTCGCTTTGACTGATTGTCTACAAAATCTAAGTTTTTGGACATGTCAAGCAGGGTAACTAAGGAATTTATATGaccatagtttcaatgttttgttggcattttagTAAATTGTAAGTCAACAAAGGTGTGGACAGTTAGCTACCAGGagttatcgttagcctttggctaaaaacaacaatgaagaaCATTACCTTAACGCAGGcgtagtagtttctggtcattttggagggattcgactggTCGTATGTGGACTTctacaaagtttgatccagcgcagacattttttggagttgtttaagggtttagggaagggaataaacaGTGTGACAAGTGTCTATCTTACACAAACCATGACTACCGCAGGATGCAGGTTAGTCGATCAGGATAACGTCTATCATTCTTATACGAGCTGTGACTGCAGCATTTCACcatttttagtgatttttttttcttggctttggataaCTACGCAATGCACAACCAGGAGCtggtttgcttttgtttgtccgcaaAAAATCGCACGTGCCGTCGCAGACATGAcatcttgcgtcttgattggtttactaggtcttGCGGACGttggtttacggtaaggtcaattactCTCAACCTCCAACATGTCAGACTTACATGTCCCCTATGAAGATCCTGGGCTGTACCTCGTCCATGTGGTTGCACCCGCTGCCCGTCTTGGTCCACATCAGCCTCTGGAGTTCAGAAGCCGGGGGGCTCTCGTATCTGGCGGGCGCATCCCTGGAGCTAGGTAGGCTCCTCAGGTGTCGGGGGAGGTCTGATTGTGCCACTTTGGCTTTTTGTACACAATCTAGTACGGGGAAAAAAGAGAGAGGTGAAGCAGTTCCTCATTTTTCCTCTCAACATTTTAAAAGTCTGTAAAAGTGACGCTATTTTGTGGTGGGAAAACTATCACacgaacaaataaacaaacacggTGAACAATGATTGCATGGGCCATTTCCTCAAACATTTTTAGCTAGGCAACAACTAGCTCTGGTAGTGCTTATCATGTTATCAGTTCTGATGTCACAAAGCTCAAGAACATGAAATATATGTCGCATACTCTTTGGCCTGCTGAACTGGAATTTCAATGATTTGCAAATTTTCTCATATTTGCGGTCGAAATGGGTCCCTGTCCCCCACGAATGGTTCATTCTATTGGCTGTTTGAGTTTCCACAACTCTTTTCTGACAATGTGGAATATTCTCACTGATGGATGTGATTAGAATCACGGTCTCAAAGTGAACAGCAGCAAAGGGAGGAAGctgttttgaatattttggcAGCAAGATTATGCAGATGAATGCAAGGTCAACTGTCCTGCAGTCAAATCCAGTGGATGCAGTTGGTATACATTAGCATCCATTGAGGCATCATCTGATTTTTgcgtctttaaaaaatacaacttgtgGCCACAAAAGGAACCagactctttttcttttcttattgaTCTTCTGAGTGGGAGGAGAGGCGAGGCTCTTCCCACCCACAAACTCCAAGTGCACACATCACCTCTGCATATCCCACCAAGCGTCCCCCCCCTGCAGGCTGCCGAGCCCACTCTTCGTTTTCGTTAAAGATGCTATGTATCCCCACTGCTaaagtgtgtgtatatattaaaaaaaaataaaaaaaattaaaaaaagactacGATCTGCCGCACATCATGTGACGCAACTGAATCGGAGCATCATGAAGAAATAATATTCGTAGGAAAACCCGTCACAACCTGGCGACTTACCTGCAAAAATTGCTGCAATGGAGAAACTGCGACCCCTGGTGGTGTGAGCAGGAATAATTTACAAGCGCTACATAATAGGATGCCTTCATATAGCAATTCTTCCTTCCTACCAATTAACTCTTGTTTCTtccattcttttcattttttctccCTTCAttcttccttctttcctctTTCCTTTCCTCTATTCATAACTCCTCTTTTTCCTTTCCTTCCTCCATCTCTCCATTTTCTTCTCCCTATCTGTTCTtgctttccttccttccattctTTTCCTTCCTCTCTTCTAACATTTCTTCCTTATGTTCCCCCTCTCAATTTTTCTTTCGTCCTTCCTCAGTTCCATTCTTTCTTATTCCATCCTTCGTTGATCTGTTGCTTCCCCATTTCCTTTGCTTCCACTTGTCCCCCAACCCAGCCttctttttcctcattccttCTTCCTACAGTCCTTCCTTCTGTCCTTTATTTTTCCTTCTCTGCCGCCTTCTTCCACCCTCACTCTCATTCTTCCTAcaatccttccttctttcctcccTTTCTGAAATCAGCGAATCTTAAAAGTGTCCCCCTCCATTTCTCTCAGCCTGTCCCACATTCAAAGGCATGAAGAGGAAGTTGAAGTTCGTATTTGAGCGATGATCCACTTACCTGCTTACTTGTGGGCAGGCGAGCGAGCCAGACGACGCTTGTAGGCCGTCGACCTCCTCGGCCGTAATTTACCCAGcaacatttttgcctattttaACGTCGCCCAAAATAATTGCGCCGTCATCTTCCTTAAAGGTTAGCATGGGCCGGGAGCACGTTGACACAGAAAGACAGGATGGGACTCCAGCTAGCTTGCTTTGTGTTTTATATCTGACAAATTAGTAGCAAAGGATAAAAACATGGTAGAGATGTTTTTGTCCCATTTttacttcttttgttttttccatagtACTTTATTCTTAGatttgaaaaaaatggaaaaaatacatttttaacatttaatttcagtatcatttatataatttaaataGTGTTTTAACTACATGTTCAAAATCTACAGTGTGCCTTGAGATCTaagtgagtttaaaaaaaaaaaaaaaaagtactcatgAAAGTGGCCCGAAAATGTGAGCAATGTAAACAATGTAAAAATTTAAATCCAAGAGAAGAAGAAATTCACCACAGACACAGTTGAATTGTAAATTCTACGAAAAGTATTGGCTCCGGTTACATAACACAAATATTTGAGGGACTTGCAATTGTGCAGTACATTacttgcacacaaacacacacaaaaacaaaaaaaaaacagttgattgACATTCCAAAGTCAAATGcaggcaaataaataaatttgacaagATGAGCTTTTGGTCCAATTCTGCAAAGTGACATAATGGCAACAAGTGTGGCTTCATATAATCTTCACTTCAGTGCATTTCCATCTCATAATTACAGACATCTGTTTAAGCTAGagagacatttattttttgatatgtAATTGTGGTGAGGCATCTATTGGAGGAATTACGGtagacaacacttttttttttttttctttctttctttctttctctcttaaGGCTGAGATCAGTTCACGTTTGTATTTGATATTTGCATACTGCAGTTCATTTTATGGTGCTATTTGAACGAAATTTGCATATTTCAAATCCTTTTAAGTAATACTATATTTATTTTGCTATTTGGCTGTATTacgtcattttatttatatattttggtattttgatttgatttgatttattgaatatataaacatgcaaacagcagaaaaacaaaaaataaataaacagaaaaggaaaaaacGAACCccataaaatcaatcaatcacagtttacatgttcaaaagggagtaggaagaatttaaaaacttatctagtcctaccccttatacattgtatatttaaacttatttcattattaatacaatactaggttaattttaatttaattatttatttatttatttttaataattaaaattacatttttaataattggATACATTTTTAGGtttgtatttacaattatttaaaaaaaaatcgaatttaatTATTGTGTGTATTTCAAATTACTTAATGTATTTTATATGTAGTTATTTTCTTTGTATATTGTAAGTaattttccatttgtattttggAGGTACTGATAGTTGAATGGAATAATGCGAAATAATTTGCACATGTTAAATGTTACATGATATGTAGCCATTTTAAAATCAGTTTTTTTATTGACTGTTATTTTACAATATATGCTGacatttttgtgatattttaaatgattaaGATATGGGTATGTTTGTTGTACATTACACTAGTAAACTAATTTATACTGAATGTCTTGTCAGAGATGCAAGTGAACTTTTGTAGATGAATTTTGTGCTGATTCCGAATCTGTCATCATAATTTCTTTAGCACATCaggttttcataataataataataattattattattattattattattattattgttattattattattataatgacCGCACATGGATAATCTGTATTGCACAAGATTTTATaggttaaatttaaaaaaattataatgtcTTAAAAATCtgatgcactaaaaaaaaaaaaaaaaaaaaaaaaaaaaaaaacctggacaTTTTTGAT encodes the following:
- the LOC144005239 gene encoding dual specificity protein phosphatase 13B-like, which translates into the protein MLLGKLRPRRSTAYKRRLARSPAHKYESPPASELQRLMWTKTGSGCNHMDEVQPRIFIGDMYAAKDKRSLRAHGISHVLNAAHGKFNVNTGASFYRDINLTYHGVEAFDMVTFNLSVFFDPAADFIRSALSSPTGRVLVHCAMGLSRSSTLVLAYLMIHERMTLVDAIAAISVKRNISPNLGFLEQLRALDTKLQTARRYGNGRC